Within Schaalia sp. HMT-172, the genomic segment CTCGTCACCTTTGGAATCATCTCCGGCCTGAACTACCTGATGTCGAAGTTCATGTCGACCCGCTCTCTCGTGATGGGAAAGGCGTACACGATCATCGAGGGCGGGCGATTTACTCAGGACGCGCTCGACAACACGGATCACAAGCTCGACCCAGTCGAGTTTCTCGCAGAGCTACGCGGCATGGGCATCTTTTCACTGAGCGACATCAGCCTCGTACAACGCGAAGCCAACGGCTCCCTGACGGTACGGCGCAAGGGCGAGGGCGGCATCAACTACGTCCTGGTGTCCAGTGGCCAGGTCGTGACCGACAACCTCGAGTTGGTACATCGCGACGAGGAGTGGCTACGCGGAGAGCTTTCGTCGGCGGGCGCTGGAGAACTGGAAGACCTCTTCGTTGTCGAACTCGACGCCGACAACCGGCTCAACATCGTCGATCAGACGGGAAACACAACTGCGATGACCGTGTCTGATCCGGCCATCAACGAGGTGACGATGGTAACCGAGTTCCAGGCCCCGCACGAGCAGTCGGCGACGCTGGAGGATGTCATCCCCGAGGATGCGCGCGAGGGCGCGGCGAAGTCTGACGGCTGACCGTTCTCGCTCCTCATTCGCGTCTCCGGCTCCCCCGGCCTCGTCTCCGTTGACGAGGCCGGGGCCGTTTTGTGTCGGTCCGTGCACTTCGCGCTCCATCTTGGATGGCGGCGGCCGGTACCGGCTAGGTAGGTCGAAATCATCCCCGTTGACGACTTCGACCTGTGCCACAGTTTACCCCACTGAGGGGGCACCCATTGTCACGCCTCACAACGCATCACATGCGCTGCGACCTGCACGAACCCGCGGAAGATTGGTCGAAAACTAGCGTTTACCGGGGGAAATAGACCACCACAGATGAGCATTACGTTTCGGTTACAAAGATTGACCGACAATTGATGCGGGGACGGAGGTCCCTCCAACGACTCCAGGCAACGAAGGCCCATGGAATACAAAAAGCGCGAGGACACAAACCTGTCCTCGCGACTCTTTTGTCGGGCTGGCGGGATTTGAACCCACGACCCCTTGACCCCCAGTCAAGTGCGCTACCAAGCTGCGCCACAGCCCGTATTCAGTTCGTCGCCGTGGCGACCTGTAGAACTATAGCGCACCCCTCGATCAGGAAGCAACCCGACGGGCGTGCGCCATGACACATTCCCCCTGTTGATCTGACAGCAGCATCCGCCGCCCTCGTGCGTTGCCTCCATATCGGCACGCAGAACAGCGGGTCGGGCGACAGATCCCAGGCTAGACTGATGCTATCTCGTCACCAACACACCGTAGGAGCACACCACATGACCATCCGCCGCCTCCTGACATCTGCCGCGACCCTTGCCCTAGCGGTCACGGGTGTTGCACTGCCGTCTGCCAGCGCGTGGGAGGCGTCGACAGTGCAGGCGAGCGCGGTCGTTGTGAGCACGGAAAACTCCCCTGCCAGCACCGCAACCACCGGACGTGCGACGCGTGCAAGCGTGTCCGTCCCCGCACCGACACGCCGTCGTTTCCGTTCACGAAGGACGTCTCACGACCCGGTTGCCGTCGTCATCTCCTTGGTGCTTTTCGCTCTGATCGCAGGTGGCTACTACCTGTTCCGTTACCTGGCTAACCAGGGGTCGCGCCGCCAGATGCAGACCGTTAATTACAACGGCCCCAGTGGGCCTCAATACGGAGTCACGGGCAACGTCTATGGCGGTGCTCAGTACCCACAGGCGGGTGCACCCATGAATCCGCCGATGCAGCAGGGAAACGGCTACGGCACGGCAGATTACGGCAACTCCTACGGCAGCCAGCAGGGCGACTATCCGTCGTCGGGCATGAACGGTGGCTACGGTTCCTACGGCAGCGGATACTGAGCTTTCGCTGCGCCTGCGGGCACTGCACCACGACCGCGTGTCACGAACACACACATTCGCTGGAATTCCGTCATTGTCTCTTCGATACGAACGTTCGGCGGTCACATGAGCAGGTCTCCCCTCACCTTTACTCGCTCTCGAAGGAAACACCACATGCTCTCTCATCGGCTTCTCGCCTGCGCAGCCACCCTCGCATGCGCGACACTGCCTCTCGTGGTTCCCGCGGCGCAGGCATACACGCTGATGAACACGCCGAGGGTGACCACCTCGAGCTCCGCAGCACTGCCTGCCTCCAGCGACACGCCTGAGCTGAACGCCGCGACGGCCGCGCAAGCACATCACGAAGCCTTCGCAAGCAGCTCTCTCACGCGCACACGCAGCAACACCGCTACCTCATCAGGTTCGACGATCACGACGTTTGAGGCCCTCGTTCTTATCGCAATTATCACGATCATTTTTTTGCCCGCGTCCATCATCTACGTCATCTTTTATCGGCAGGCGCGCAAGGACGTCCGCGATATGCCTAACTACACCAGCGTCAACGGCCCGCAGTACGGAGTGACAGGCTACCCTCAGGGCACCGTTCCCCCGAAGCAATCGCGCTAC encodes:
- a CDS encoding DUF421 domain-containing protein, with amino-acid sequence MFDIHGFEMTVFKLLIGVTLIVLHLRLTGKQRTVQLTPIDFIGNFILGGVIGGVIYNHAISFAEYISFLLVTFGIISGLNYLMSKFMSTRSLVMGKAYTIIEGGRFTQDALDNTDHKLDPVEFLAELRGMGIFSLSDISLVQREANGSLTVRRKGEGGINYVLVSSGQVVTDNLELVHRDEEWLRGELSSAGAGELEDLFVVELDADNRLNIVDQTGNTTAMTVSDPAINEVTMVTEFQAPHEQSATLEDVIPEDAREGAAKSDG